The segment TGATCCTGTACCCAGCTATAGGCTGGATTTTTCTGTACTTTCCTCGATTTCATTAATTTCCTGATCTTGTTTGCTTCATTCCATCTCCCAGTCTCAGCATACATGTTTATCATAAGAGTATAGTAGCCTGAATGCTCTGGCTTCAACTCAAACAAATGCTCTGCTGCCCATTGTGCTAATTCAATATTTCCATGTATACGGCAAGCCCCAAGCAATGCTCCCCACACATCGGAATTTGCAGGAAAAGGCATGTCTCTGATAATTTCAGCACATTCAGACAGTTGTCCAGCACGCCCAAGAAGATCAACCATGCAAGCATAGTGCATTTGCTGTGGCTCAATATTTTGAGCAACCATCTGACTGAAGTATTTCTTCCCTTTGTCTACAAGCCCACCATGGCTACATGCTGCAAGCACTGCAATGTAGGATACATGATCATAGTCCAGACCATCACCCTTCATCAGTTCAAACAATTCAAATGCAATATCAATTTGACCATGCATCCCATATCCCAATATCATAGTATTCCATGAAGCAACATCCTTCTTTGTAATCTTATTAAAAATCTTTGATGCAGTGACAAGCATTCCACCTTTAGTGTACAAGTCCAGCAGGGAATTAGAAAGAAAGGGATGGCCACTTAACAATCTCCTAACCAAAACACAATGAATTTCTTTGCCATGCTTAAATACAGATAAGTTGGTACACGCTGATAGAGCTCCCATGAAGGAAACAGCATCATAATCAATACCAACAGATCTCATCTgctgaaaaagaagaagagattcAAAACACCATGGACTCTGTGAATATCCCAAAATCAAAGTATTGTACGATACGTCGTCCTTCTCCGACCTTTCAAAAATATTCCGTGCCAAGCTCAGCTGTCCGCATTTGGAATACATATCAATCAGGGCATTTGATATGAACAAATCAAACATTAAGCCTCTACGGATCGACCATGCATGGATCTGCTTGCCCATCTTTAGAGAGGCCATCCTCGCACAAGCTGGAAGCACATTCACTAGTGTGATCGAATTTGGGCATTCCCCACTTTTTTGCATCTCTGAGACAAGCCTGAACGCCTCAGTCTCAGCTCCATTTTGCACAAGATTCGCAATCATTGCATTCCATGACACCACATTGCGGTCCTTCATTTGTTCAAAGATGGTAGATGCTTTCTCCAAAGAACCAAATTTGGCATACATATCAACAAGTGAGTTGGCAACAAAAATATCCAAGTCCATTGCTCTCTTTATGCTATACCCATGCACCTCCCTCCCCAAATCAATACTTCCAAGCTCAACCAATGCAGGAAGCAAACTAGATAATGTGATAGAATCTGGCATGACATTATGCTCTGACATTTTCCTAAACATTCTCAGCACATCACCATAAAGCCCTGCATTAAGAAAGCACCCTATTGCAGAATTCCAAGAAACCTCATTCTGTTCCAGCATTCCATCAAACACCCGCATCGATGCCTCAACATCCCCAAACTTACCATACATATCAACCAATGCATTCGCGAGATTCACCATGGTGTTCAGGCCAACTTTCACTGCCAACGCATGGATGCTCAACCCAAACTTCTCCTCTTGCTCCATGCCGCAGGCAGGCACAACTGACACTAAGCTCGCCACATTCAAAGGAAACCCACTCCTCATCATGCTCACCAGCGCCCGTCTCGCGTCATGAAACATACCGTTCACCAAGAACGCTGACACAAGCGAGTTCCACGAGACGACGTCCCGCgcaggcatttcgtcgaacaccctgCGCGCGTCGCAGGCCTTTCCACAGGCCGCGTAGAACGCGACGAGGGTGTTGCCCGTGAAGACGTCAGCCAGGTGCCCCCGCCTGAGAGCCGAGGCGTGCAGCTCGAGGCCCTTATCCTCGGCGGAAGcgacagccgcggcggcggcgtggagggcgAAGGGAAAGGTGCGGTCATCCGGGCTCACGGCGGAGCGGAGCATGAGGTTGTACACCCGCAGGGCCTCGGAGGGGAGGGACGCGGAGGAGAGCGCGCGGGAGAGGGAGTTCCAGAGGAATGCGGAGCGGAGGCGGAacgggtggtggcggaggacgaggcgcgcggaggcgaggtcggagaGCGCGGCGTACGAGAGGAGCAGCGCGCCCGCGAGCGGCAGGGACGTGGCGAGCGCGCCGGAGACGAGGGACGCcgcgtgggcgcggcggagcgcgaggcccccgccgccgccgccgcatccgtgGAGCTCGAGGACGTGCGCGTGgaggcgcgccgccgacgcggcgggagcgcgcggcggcatgAGAAGCAGAGGAAGTGGACTGGAGCAGGGCAAAGGCGGGAAGCGAGAAGGCGCCTTCGAATGAAGAAGGCGTGGGGAAAGTGGCTAGAGGAGTAATGTTGTGAGTCCTACACGTAGGGTCTCCTCTCTGGTTGAGAAAATTGATATTTAGCCATTCTCGGGTTGGGGTTTCACAAGAATGCTATCGTCGAATGTGGTTTCGTTATAATGCCATCTTCAAACGACCCCATCTTGCCACATTGCCATTTCAACCAATTTTTGTTATTTGCAAATGTTTTCCACTGTGATCTGGCTTTTTTGCCCCTATAACTATTTTGTTGGCTTGCATGGGACAGATTGATCCCCATCcagtcgtcttcctcctctggaCACCGCTGCCGCCAAACCTAGCTCTTCCCCGCGTGATTGCGCTCCGCCGGCAGCCGGGGATGTGGGGGTTGGGGACTGCGCTTCACCGCCAacctcgcgccgcgccgtggCGCACCAAGCGCTCAACCCGACTGTGCGCCACGGCGTCACCCCCTTCTCCGATGAGCTCCTCGACATGGGCGGCGACCTACTCGCGGTGAAGCTCCTCGTCGAGGAGGGAGCATCGAGAACCCCATGGAAGCTGCTGAACCTGGCGCCGATGATGTTGACCTCGATGCCTAGCCTCCTAACGTCGTCGACGGTGACGGGGCCATGCGCGGAGACGACGATGCGAGTCCAGCGCACGCAGCCGCAGTCAACTCCACCCCGCAGTGTCCAGCCTCTTGAGCTAGCCCTCCAACCTCATCGGGGAGAGAGATCGATGCCGGCCATGGTGGAGCTCGCCATTGAAGAGGGACTTCAAAATCCACCACGGAGATAAGCTGATTTGAGTGGGATTTGTTGGGGTAATtgatgaggaggatgagaggAACCGATTTTTGCATTTAATTTGGGGTGAGAGCAACCGAGGAGGGAGATCAAGAGAGGACACTGTTGCATGAGTTCACCGGGGAGAGAAGGATGGTGGCAGGCGGAGGTGGAAGACGCTCCTGGCAAGTGGGCCCCATGTTGAGGCAAGGGTATTTGGGTCAAACCAAATAAGCAAAACAGTGGAAAGCATTTTCAAATAACCAAAATTGGTTGAAATGGCAGTGTGGCAAGATGGGGTCGTTTGAAGATGGCATTGTAACGAAGCCACATTCGGCGATTGCATTCTGGCGAAACCCCAACCCGAGAATGGATAAATGTCAATTTTCTCCTCCTGGTCGTCCTGTAGGCGTACGCGCGGGTATACTAAGGCCTTGTTCAGTTgaggaaaatttttgggtttgattgtcacatcggatatatgcaCATGCATTTGAAGTactaaacatagtctaataacaaaacaaattgcagattccgccaggaaattgtgagacgaatttattaagcctaattaatccgtcattagcaaatgtttactgtagcaccacattgtcaaatcatagtgcaattaagcttaaaagattcgtttcagaatttacacgtaatctgtgtaattggtttttttcctatgtttaatatttcatgcatcgatgtgattttttgttttgtgaactaaacatggcaTTGCGCACATGAGGGGTTAGACTAAGAATCGATCAGTGCCCACTTGCGTTTCTCTCCTACCGCGtgacggaaaaaaaaatcttttgccCATACAagtttgttttttcctttttccctttttcctatttttttgtttttttcttgggaAAAAAATTCCTCCCgatgttttctcttttctcttttcctttttgggaATGCGGTAAATTGGGATAATAACAGGCCGGGAATTGACTAAAAACAAAGttcaatagaaaaaacacataaataatttagttaaaacttttaaaagaacacctgaaaatttcaaatatatagttgaaagttttcaaaattcgAGTTGAaggtttcaaaatattttgttgaaagtttcaatcttggcttgaaagttttcaaatattgaattgaaagttttcaaatcttaagttgaaagtttttaaaatttgagttaaaagttttcaaattttgagttgaaagttcaaaatacgagttgaaagttttcgaatcttaAGTGAAAGTATTCAATTTTGGTATGActtattttttgtatttttaaattatttaaaagtaattttcaaatttttagtaaAAATGGAAAAGAAGTAAAGGTAGATCGTAATACCGGAAACTAATTACGGTGGAAACCAGCTGcgcgaatattttttttttcaatttttgatCCGACTCCTTGCGCAAGAGGTGCGGAAAAAGAGAAGACACTGTGGCAACCAACTGTGCGGAAAAGAAGTCTCGaaaaaaacataacaaaaaaaaagggaaaatgagCCGCGCGCGACCGTGGGAGGGATAGGCTCAAAACGCGCGCTATTTAAATTCGCGGCACGTATGCTCTAATTAGGAGTTTCGGTGAGATTAAACGGGATGTAATGGGACAATTCTAGTACTATATAGAGTAATAACAACTATTttggataaaatttgaattttggaaaGACAactattttaaaacggagatagtattcAACAAGCTAATGAAAGAAGCAAGATATCTCATCTTCTCTTGTTCTTCCCCTAATCTTCTTCCTTAGCGAGGGCGACCAAGCTCACCAATGGTTAGGGGTGTAACGTAAAGCTATGTAAGGTTAGAATACGGGAGGAGACGAAAGCAAAAGTGCTGGTTTGGAGAAAGGGGAGATGGATTGTTTTGTACCAAAGCATGGAGATATGCTTCCATGAAAGCCTTTGTGGTTTTATTCCTTGAATTCATGTGAGTATATGGAAGTCTTTTTTTTAACGTTTTAGCAGGATGATTGTTTGTGGTTATAAAAggaagagtaaattgcactttggGCCTACCAATGTTTAATTTTGTACTGCCCTTAAAATGTtttgttttcactttggactatgTATTGTGGCTAGATATTGCCCTTTAAATTGGGTGGCCCACATGCAAGTGACACATAGACAATAAAGATGGTTAGTCCCATTGACATGTGGACTACCCTGTTCAAGCTGTAACATTTGGCAAACGATACCTAATataatccaattttttttaaaaaaaacacttcaaGAGTGGTTAAAGTAAAACTTTAGTAAGAATATGTGGCTAAAAATGCCATTTACTCTAAAAGGGAATTATCACATGGGACATCTCCTCAAGGAAAATAATCATCTCCACATGAGGACACAACATGTTCCCTCCCATGCtaactttgaccaataataatttttatattatttttatatgttaaagttatatttttggattcattttttattatacttttATAATTGTACAGAGCTCCAAGTATTTACAAGTTAAATGTTGAAAAAGTAGTGGTAGAAGTGTGTATCGTTTAGTCAATACTTTCAATtattaagagagagagtaggAAACAAGTTAAATTATGTAGAAAAAGCCACCTAAGCCACTTGACCATTCACCTTACATACTttcttttgatttatttttggaGTTGTTATCATTTGTGCTGCGGTTGCTATCTTATTAGTTTGACATTTTAATGACATTCTTTTTATCTACAATATTAATATTATACTGACCAATATTAATATGCCAAGAGATGACCTTGTAATCCATCTACAAATTATCTTTGTGGCTTTGGATTGACAATCAGAAATTGAGAATACAAAATATCAGAAAAAAGGATTGACATTTTGATGTTACAGCACAGTAAGCTTCCACAAATAATGCTGAATGATCTACTGTTTGCATAAAAGAACATACAACATGGTGTTGGCCCCAACTATTCTGAAATAAATGTGGCTTTCTAAATTGGTTTGTAGTTTTATATTATCTTTGTATCAACCTTTATCTGATTCATGGCTGTATGGATATGTATGCTTCCCATTATTGGATGTCGGATTCACAAGCATTTACAATTTAGAACCAGCAAGCCAGCGGCTATAGAAAGCCAATGATTCTTGTGGTTTGTATTCAGGAACAGTGTGCCCAGCACCCtgcaaacaaagaaaaaaaggggaagGAAACAAAGTTAAATGCAATTCAACCtcaattttttagattttttgtgTTTGAATGATACAATCATATTAGTTTATATATTGTGTCCTCTTCTTACTTTAAGTGGGTAATCAAACCATATTACATTCATTTTGACCTTAATTGTGATGCCCTGGTTAGAAATGTATACTCACCTTAATGGTAGCAAAGGTGAGGCCATGTTCATATCCTTGGGTGTACCTGACGAGttacataatataatataagtaGACTGACCGATgaatatcttatatatttatatagtttgAGTTTCTGGAATAAAATCCAATTAGAATCTTTTGGTTTCCTTTCATAAAAGCAATGATAGCAGCTGTTGAGTAAATTTACTCTGAGGGTAATAATTCAACTAGTAAAATTTGGGGATATGTGTGATTAATACCCAGAAACTTGGCCATTCAGGCGCCACGGTCTCCATGAATCAATAACTCCATAGCCCAAAGATCTGGTCCATGCTTCAGTCCCGGTATAAGGTACACACATATCATGATCACCACTGTaacaaatataaaacaaaatgtCATGACCATTGGAATCACACTTTCTTTTCTAAGAGTATAGAATGTGAAATCAAAAAAAGCCAGCACAAAATTCGCCTTTTTCCCACCTGCGAAAAgctattttttataattcagAAGTTAATAAGGACGTTCCCTCTGAGATCCATAACCAATCAATAGGataggaaattttttttttgtgaaaacaTCGTTTTTATAGGCACATGTCGGACCTGTATATGAAAGCACGATAGCCCTGGCCTGTGAGGTTCTTGTGATAACTGATCATACTTCCAGCATCATGGATGAAATCCAACACGTTGGTGCATATAAGCCACGAGCCAATTGAGCTTACCTATCATGAGCGTATGTAAAAAATTAGAGTTGTAAGATGAAAATATTGTAAAATTCTATCTAATTCTGGGTCGTCACTAAATGATTGCCATACTGGTTGGGCATGAATTGCTGCTCTGACGTCATCGTTGTTCAGCCATGCTGTTGCAACTTCATCACTCTGCAGTTTAAGCAAATTAGAGGCTGTCAGTTAATAAAGTCCTCCATGAATGCATCAGGCATTCTTCCAGAAATTCTTCtgtaaattataaaaacatgtGTAGTTGTCAAGGTTAAGAGCCTCTTATTAATGACTGTTGAACATGCTCTTAGCAGTCATATTTAAATATAAGTCAGGGATTTCTTTGTTGGAAAGGAAGGTATAAAAATATCAATGCATACTTTCCATGTTAGCAGAAAATGGACCAATATTTCTGCAAGATTGCAACATACCATTCTCGCAATCTCACGTACCACTAGAAAATAcaccctccgtccaaaaaagaaaaaaaaaattcctagctATGAACCAGGACATCTTACacatctgtccagatttatagctacacatctgttcagatttatagctacACATCTGTCCACATTTTTCTTTTGGGAGAGAATCGAGAGATATTGAGCTTACCATACAAGGAACTCCACTGGGGCGAGATCCTCTGGCAAACTCCTGCCAGGATGGCACACGCCCCGCTCTCACAGGAGCTCTCAGAGGCCAAGCACGCCCATGCATTCTTGTTCTTACAGCAAGGGGCTTGGTAGTTGTACCAAGATGTTGGAAACTTTTGGGCAATTTGGTATTTGCTGGGGTCACTTTCTTGATAGTTTTGCTGTGGTAGCATGGCTCAAGAATGTCATAAATATTTAGGTCATTAATTGACTGCACAAGAACAAGGTATATCATAAGGAGAACAGCGTTGATTCAATGATATCTTTAATCAGATGAAGTAACACGGCGGTTTATTACCGTATCGACTTTGTAGAGTGCATTTTCACATTTATCAGTGGTAGTATTCCAGTAGTTTCCGTGGCATGCAGTCTGAGCTTCCTGAATTTTGAATACATAGAATTGTGTAAATGGTGTTTAGTCCATTCAATCATATTCCAAAGTAGAGTCTGTTTGAAATTGTGTGCAgaagtacatatataaaagtgaTCTCCTAAAGATCAATGGAACCGAAAAAACaacttttggggaaaaaaaatccatagaATATGAAAAAAGGGTACTCTGATTCTTTTCTCATAATGTGTAGGGGAAATATTACTGAAATGGGGCTTTCAATCTGAATAGTGGACTTACCTGGTATATATCGTCTGAAATTAGAGCCATTCCATGAGCAAATGGCACAAGAGCATTACCATCAAAAACAGTGTCGCAAACACCATTTCCGACCATGTAGCCCTGACATTCAAATCCAAGTTAGATACATGTTAAACTATAGACCTCCTAATAAAAAACTTCCATTGATCAATATGTAACCTTGAAGTTTATTGTAGGCTTCACTCCATCATGTAATCCTGCATAACAATTCATAAGAAACAAGACCATAAGATGAGTGTTAATTGTTGCAACATGAGAACAATCCTAACTCAAAGAAAAATACCTTTGACAACTTCATGCGAAAGAGTAGGAACATAAACCCCGGCATACGACTCCCCAGCAATGTAAAATGGATTGCTCAGGAACTCAGGGTACAGCTGAAACCACTGCTCACAAGATATAACAAAATTCAGCTATCTTGCACAGGCAGATGATTTTAATTCACCATACTGAACATTATAgaacatacatatatagtacCTTCAGAAGAAAAGTATGCGAATCCGCGGCGGTCTTGAGGTCCCCGGTGTTATAATCCGAAGTATTCTTGGAGTATGACAGCCCCACACCAGCAGGGGAATCCAAGTAGATCACACTGGATACCTAAGCTCACACACAGAAAAATATCACCAGTCTCATTCAGACAACAGAAAATTTCAGCTCATTATGTATGCAGGGCCAACAGATATATGGACATGGCCAACCTTGGACCAGCTATAGGGATTGAGATGAAGCTTCGGTAGGCTCTTGGCTGACCCTCCTGACTCGAAATTGAATGGTCCTGGAAAGCACAGCACACATATGAACTGGTGCATAATAATGATCAGGTTCAGCCACACGAATCATCAAACCCCATCAACCAGTTGTGTTAAGGCTGGAATTAAACAAAATGAAGACTTTTCTTCTTGCAGGACTGAgatattaaaaatgaaaatgatataGAGATGAACGCCACTGTGTGAGTTGTTCTTTTCAGCTTATTTACCAAATTATTGTTGTAGATTATTTACTCCACGTTTTTAACAATATAATTTCTCAAATAGAAAAGAATTCGTGCACTGTATTTTTTAAACCACTTGTTTAAaactatttattatttatttcctAAAATGTTtaacatataagtatatattccctccgtctcagaatattcgaagttttagggttggacacAGTTATTAAGAAATTAGATAGAAATGAGtagtggagggttgtgattagaTGAGTAGTAGAGGTAGTAGatggaaaaagtgaatggtggaaaGTTGTAATTGGttggaagagaatgttggtggagaagttgttatattttggaacaaattctgagggctaaaagttggTATATTTTGGGACTAAGGGTGTATCTAAAAATCAACTATAGATAATCCATTATCGTGTTAACCAAGTTCCCAACTAAATAAATCAATTCTTGTAGTGATAGAAATACTACCTCCCTCTTACAAAAAGTGAATTTAGGATAAGATGTGAAAAATCCTACTACTATGAATCTGGGCATATATCCATATTCATAGTactatatccagatttatattcctaggatatgtcacatctccTTTCTTAAGAAGAAAATttagtactaggatgtgacatatcataatataacgaatctggatCTAAagtatatttagattcattgtatCAAAATGtgagattgatttttttttggcggaGAGAGTATTTGGTTATCGaatgacatactccctctgaaaaaaaaacactaatatATGAGGAGATAggttagcctttttttttttttccggtgacggagggagtatagggCAACAGCCGTCTGCTGCCGTGTGACGTGTGTACAGTGCAGACTCAGATCGGagattcttcttttttttgtttggctaaaaaaaacagagcaaatCAAAATAGAAGCTCAAATCTCAACTACGCTGCAGCCTTTTACGCGATTTGTGGTGAAAAGGCAATCGAATATAATAATCGAAAGCAAAAGCAGTGGGGCCCCAccacctccccttccttccACGGCGAGCTGCGGCCGCCAGCCTCAAGCCCTCAACCACGACGAGACGACTCGCCGCCGCAACGCGCCGCGGCCGGAGGCTTAGCTCCGGTGACGGCGAGGGGGCaggaggtgtgtgtgtgtggatggaTATACGCACCGTGCTCGTAGACGAAGCCGTCGAAGCTGGAGCAGCCGGGGCCGCCGTTGAGCCAGAGCACGAGGGGGTCCTTCGCCGGGTCGCGCTCCGACTCCACCAGGTAGTAGAACAGGTTCCGCCCGTGCTGCTCCTCCACCGTCACGTACCTGCACTACGCCGCCGCCACACGGCACGAGCTAGAtgttagcagcagcagcaagccagcaagcTCGCGCGACGGCGCGGGGGCGGAGGCGCGCGCGTACGTACCCGGCGTAGTGCTTCGACGGGAGGGCGCCGTCGAATCCCGGGACGCTCTTCACgaccgcgctcgccggcgcggcctcgcatacgccgccgccgccgccgccgtaggcgAGGAAGACGATaagggcgatggcgacggcgggcgaagcaggggagcggcggccgcgcctGGCCATCGATGGTGCGGGTGGTCGGCAGCAGCGTGGCGCAGTGGAGaccgcggtggtggtgggaaaGTTGAGGCGCACggatagaagagagagagagagaattggcGTCCAAGGCACGATGAGAGGCGagtgacgatggcgacggcgtgggt is part of the Oryza glaberrima chromosome 12, OglaRS2, whole genome shotgun sequence genome and harbors:
- the LOC127758069 gene encoding pentatricopeptide repeat-containing protein At5g27110-like — translated: MPPRAPAASAARLHAHVLELHGCGGGGGGLALRRAHAASLVSGALATSLPLAGALLLSYAALSDLASARLVLRHHPFRLRSAFLWNSLSRALSSASLPSEALRVYNLMLRSAVSPDDRTFPFALHAAAAAVASAEDKGLELHASALRRGHLADVFTGNTLVAFYAACGKACDARRVFDEMPARDVVSWNSLVSAFLVNGMFHDARRALVSMMRSGFPLNVASLVSVVPACGMEQEEKFGLSIHALAVKVGLNTMVNLANALVDMYGKFGDVEASMRVFDGMLEQNEVSWNSAIGCFLNAGLYGDVLRMFRKMSEHNVMPDSITLSSLLPALVELGSIDLGREVHGYSIKRAMDLDIFVANSLVDMYAKFGSLEKASTIFEQMKDRNVVSWNAMIANLVQNGAETEAFRLVSEMQKSGECPNSITLVNVLPACARMASLKMGKQIHAWSIRRGLMFDLFISNALIDMYSKCGQLSLARNIFERSEKDDVSYNTLILGYSQSPWCFESLLLFQQMRSVGIDYDAVSFMGALSACTNLSVFKHGKEIHCVLVRRLLSGHPFLSNSLLDLYTKGGMLVTASKIFNKITKKDVASWNTMILGYGMHGQIDIAFELFELMKGDGLDYDHVSYIAVLAACSHGGLVDKGKKYFSQMVAQNIEPQQMHYACMVDLLGRAGQLSECAEIIRDMPFPANSDVWGALLGACRIHGNIELAQWAAEHLFELKPEHSGYYTLMINMYAETGRWNEANKIRKLMKSRKVQKNPAYSWVQDQDGNKLQAFLVGDG
- the LOC127756458 gene encoding serine carboxypeptidase 1, encoding MARRGRRSPASPAVAIALIVFLAYGGGGGGVCEAAPASAVVKSVPGFDGALPSKHYAGYVTVEEQHGRNLFYYLVESERDPAKDPLVLWLNGGPGCSSFDGFVYEHGPFNFESGGSAKSLPKLHLNPYSWSKVSSVIYLDSPAGVGLSYSKNTSDYNTGDLKTAADSHTFLLKWFQLYPEFLSNPFYIAGESYAGVYVPTLSHEVVKGLHDGVKPTINFKGYMVGNGVCDTVFDGNALVPFAHGMALISDDIYQEAQTACHGNYWNTTTDKCENALYKVDTSINDLNIYDILEPCYHSKTIKKVTPANTKLPKSFQHLGTTTKPLAVRTRMHGRAWPLRAPVRAGRVPSWQEFARGSRPSGVPCMSDEVATAWLNNDDVRAAIHAQPVSSIGSWLICTNVLDFIHDAGSMISYHKNLTGQGYRAFIYSGDHDMCVPYTGTEAWTRSLGYGVIDSWRPWRLNGQVSGYTQGYEHGLTFATIKGAGHTVPEYKPQESLAFYSRWLAGSKL